GAAGGAGAGAGGTCATCGATCTCGTCGAGCTACTCTGGCAGACCGACAGCGGTGTCGCAACCGCACAGGTCAAGGCGCATCGCCCGACCGGCCATGGTTGGCTCACGCTGGAGTATCAGCGTAGTCACGTAAAGATCGACGAGAGTCGCCTGCCATTTGTGATGGGGCGGGGGGATGAAAGCGATCTTGTTGTCAGGCACGAGGCCGTCTCGCGAGAGCATGCCAGGATTCGCCTGGGCAATGACCGTTTTGTGCTGATCGATTGCAGCACGAATGGAACGTATGTTTCGCGCGACCCGTCGGAGGAACCCGTCAGAATTCATCGCGAGCATGTGCCCTTGAGTGGCCGTGGCGTCATCGGCCTGGGCGTGGATCCGAGGGAGGTAACCGACCACCACGAAGCGGTGATTCGCTTTGCGTTCACGCGATAGGAGGGCGGGGTGTATCGCGAACGAAGGGGCCGTACCCGGAGTGAGTCGCGAGCATGTCTGCCGCCGCCGGCCAACGTAGTGGCCGGCACCGACCGATCGTGTGCAACCAGTGTTTCCGTGCCTCCGAGGTTCTCGATTACTTTCGAAAAACGAGTGCGAGGCCGTCGGACGTCACCGTCAGTGTGCCGTCGCTTACGGTCGCCGTATCACTCGAACCGTCTCCGTACGTCACACGAAGCGTGTTGCCGGTTTGACTGAACGTTCCTTCGTCGGCAGAGACTTCGGTCGACACCACACCGGACTCGGTGGTCCGGATGGTCAGTTCTCCCTTGAACACATTGCCGGGGCCCAGCTGAACTTTGCCAGCCGTGACCTCAACCTTGTCTTCCAGTATCTCTATGATGGTTACAGGAAGCGTTTCTCCCCCGACGGTTCTGAGCGTGTAAATGCCGTCGATGTTCTGTTCGTCGGAGCCGTTGGAATCGCAGGCACCGGCGACGAACGAGAGGAGGAGTAGAGCGGGAATGATGAGGTTGCGCATAGGAGGTAATTCCCCATTGAATCGTTGGAATGACTTGTGCCAGATTGATCGCGTTGAATCGGTTCGATCGCGGATCGACCTTTAGAGGTTTTCACCTGACCCGGTCGAGCGGGGGTCAGGTTCTTCTCTTTAGGATCTTGGCCCGTTTCTGGCGGCGCGAAATGTAGATCGGGCCGCCCGATCTACCAATAGGCAGAGGCCAGTCGGCGCCAGTTAATTTTCGACCACTCACGAGGACGGTCAATAGACGTTGGATCGCGGGGCAGTCCGACGAAAGGAGACGCCGACCCTGCCCACCATGAAAGCGTGAGCAGCGTCCTGGTATTTGCGGCAAGGCATCGGACCGGAGGCCACCCACGGCAGGCGGCGCGGCGCACCGCCGCTCAGTCCCCCGGGCTACTCATCCTGGTTCGCCACCCCCGCTTCTCGACCCGACGAACGTTGTCGATTTCGGCCAACTCGATGAGGAACAAGCTCAACCACCTCAACTCGTCATCTTCGGGATCGCCGACAAAGGGTCTGACGCGCACCAGGTTGCCGTACTGTCGGGTGAGTTTCGCGGGACTGTCGTCGACCATGAGGACTCGTTCAAGAGGGTAACCGATCTTCTTCACCTTCTTCAAGTCCTTGATCCAGATCTGGTGCATGCGCTCGAGATCGAGTCGGCGGGTGCAGCGCGTACGGCTCCATAGAAACGACAACTCAAGTGTTGTCGGCCAGATTTCTCCGATGACCTCACTGGCGTAGTCGGACGAAGCGGATGTCCACACGGCTAGTTCAAAGTGTTCACCGCACGTCTCGAGGAATGGTGTGAGAAGCGGGCGCCTGTAGACGTGATACGGAGGGACCTCGAAATGCGGACGATAAGCAAGTGGCTGTTCGGTGGCATGAATCAGCGTTTCGTCCAGGTCAAGTATCAGCAGAGTTCGAGGCATGTATTCTTCAGGTGCGGTGCGAGACTGACACCGAATGATAAACCCCTGTGCCGCATAACAGAAGCCGTCACGGATCGATACTCGCGGCGACAAATGCTCTGTATCAAGCGCGATCTCGGGGCATTCGGGTCTCCAGCCATCTGACCAGAGTCAACAGAACTGCCAATACGCCGTAGCGAAAGAACTCAACTATTGTGTGGAAGACGAGCCGGAGAGTGCTCTTCTGCCGGTCTGTTACACGTTCGGGCACCGATATGAGTAATTCTCAGTCACGCGGGGCTTTGCCTCCATCAACGCCTGTGCCCTCCTGACTACGCACCCAGGACGAGCATCGCGCTGGCAGCCAGGCCAAAGATAATCAACATGGCAATCGAGTAGGCCAGCATGATCAGGGCGAACTTGATGCCCGTCTTGAACCACCCCTGTTCATACACCCTCTTTTGGGCGAGGAATACGTAGATCGGGATTCCGACCGACAGGACAGAGTTGGTCGCCTTTGTCCATCCACTTTCGGCCGGGGCGAACGTCAGCAATCCCAGCAGCGTGAAGTTGACAAAAATGAAGGCGTGCACGTGCAGCGTGAACACAAGATGTTCTCCATAGAAGCGCTTGCTTCTGACGTAGACGAGCTTCAAAAGGAGCGCGAACACCGGCAGCATCACAAACATCAACTTCGGCAGGTTGCCAAGAAATCGCCCCAGGATCTCAAGCAGCCATTGCGTACGTTCCGCATCAGTCATGGCGGCAATACGTTGTGTTTTCTCCTCATCGCCGAGATCGATACTGAACGTGGGAGATCCGTTCCGAACACTATCGCGCCCGCTCGCCAGGTTGCCCGTAGCAAGGTCGATGTTCGTCGTGCCCGGAGCGTCGGCCAGACTGTCGGCCTCGCTGATCCTCCTGGCAGTTTCTTGCTGCACTGTTGTCCTCAGCGAATCGATCCCGAGGAGCGTGTGCTGGTCGCCCCATGCCCGTTCGACCGATGAGACTGGATCGAGGACGGCAACGAGAAAGAAGAACAGAAGACTGGCCGTCAGGTAGAGACGAACCGGTCGTACGTAACGCTGCACCCGGCCGTTGAGGTACTCGATTGTCAGCTTGCCGGGAAGGAACAGCAGCGGCCCGATGCTACGCAAGAGTTTGCCGTCGAGTCCGAAGTACTCCGAGACGATCTCTCTGGCGAAATGCGTGATCGGCTGACGTATGTCCCTGCTGGGTTGACCGCAATTGCCGCAGTACGGGCCGCCGACTTCGGATCCGCAATTGGGACATGTGTGTGACGACACGGTTCTTCCTGCAGGCGTGCTGATGCTGAGGGTCAGTGTGTGGGGTCAGGAAATATAGGGCTCTGTTTTGACCGTCTGCGTCTAATCCGCGGCAAAAACAGGCTACGAGTACTGATGACTCTGCAAAGTCGCGCTTCGTCCGTGTCGGTATGTCGGGTCGGCTGAGGGCGGGACCAACAACCGTATCCGGTTCGCCGGATGTTTCGGCGAAGTAGAGACTACTCCATGGCTCCATGGCGAGCCACAAAAGCGTCTTTTTGACCTCATGCCCTTGGTTAGGTGATCCAATGGGCGGCATGAAGAAAGTTTGGCCGGAGCCGCGAGGGGTTCAGGATGTGTGAGTAAACCTTCCGCTGAAAGTCTCGCTGACGGTCGACCGGTAACCTGGATGTGCTTCTAAGTCCTGGTGTTCATCTTTGCGGCTCACTTCCTGATGCCGTACACAACACTCGGGTAGACGACAAGTATCCGTGACCACTTCGATGCGAGAACTGCATCGGAAGCATCGGAACAGTCGACAGGAGTATCTCCCCGTGGATAGAAATTGACGAACCGATGGGAAGCGGGCCCACGGACGGTCCCGTCCAGGTTGCGACTGACGCGACATATTGCCTCACGGTCAGCTGTCTACAGATCGGAGGAGAGGTGCCGGATAATCGAAGCGCATGTGGCCCTGTTCTCGTCCAACAATCACCGGGGGCTCCGCGTTGACCATTCTTCACGCGGGCGACCGGCAAGATCCGTGGTCCTGCCCACCGGCCCTGGTCCGGATCGAACTCCGGTTTATCCCCGCCTCACGGGCGGTGGATCCGCCTATTTTACCAGCACGATTTTCCTTGTTTTTCTGAAAAGTAGTTTGCTTCCGGTAGTCACCCGAATCTCGTAGAGATACACTCCACTGGCCGAACGAGCGAGGTTCAGCTCCTGCTGGTAGCGGCCGGGAGGAAGCTCACCCAGGATCGATTTTCTGACGAGGCGCCCGATTACATCGAATACCCGAATCTCCACCCGTCCCGTCTGGGCAATGTCGAAAGGAAGCATGGCTGCCGGATTGAACGGGTTCGGATAGCCCGGATGCAGCGCAAACGTGATCGGCAAGTCCTCCGACTCCACATCTACGGTCAGGTCGCCAGCCGTCTTCATTCCTTCGACATTGCCTGCGTTGTCCGCGGCAACACTGAAGAAGCTGTGGAGCCGCTCCGGGCTGCCGATATACAGGGCGCTCGGGTCCATGACGCCGGACTCGTACGGGGTGAACGACTCTCCATCGACCGACACGTATAGTGTGTAATCGCGTACGCCGGATCCCCCCTCATCATCCTCTGCTACCCACGACACATTCCACTCACCGGATGAAACCGGATCCGCGAACGTCACGCGGCTGGTCGGTGGCTCGGCATCGATCGTGTTGTAGATGAGCGGTGTATCAATGGGCTCGTTCGTGTCGAAGACGATCGTTGCCTGCGCCTCGATCACATCGCCAGTCTTGCTGTTTCGATCCGGTCGAGCGGTGAACGTGACGTAGCCCTCCCCGTGACCCAGGGAGTCATTGACGGGAAGAAACCCCTCGTACGGACTGTATGGTAGCAGGCCGGTCGCGGGGTCGACGGACGAGAACACCCAGAACGCTGTTCGTGTACTCAAGTCGACGCCGGCCGCCACATCGACCAGGACATCGAGTGAATCTGTAACGTCCAGCCGTGACGAGTATGCGGCCGTGTTTGGCGGCACCTCGAAGTGGAGGCCGGCAAATCCGAACGATCCGAGGCGGAAAGATCTGACGTCCAGCGTGGAGTCGAGAGCATGGGTCACAAACACCTCCTGCGCCGGCGCTGTGGCCAGATCCGGGTCATTCTCGAATCGGATCGTATAGGGTAGCTGCTGCGGTACGGAGATCCAGTGGTCGTCCCCATACCCGGGAGGCCCGAGCATATCGTTCGGATCGTATGCCCCGGCGAGGGCATCGCACATGAAACCGCCGAAGCACGACAGCCCCCCTATCACGTCGGTGATGCATCCAACCACCGGGACTCCAGCACAACCGGCAGCACCCATGTAGCACACTATGGCTCCTATACCTGAGACGGCCGTGGCGCAGCCGACTGCCGACGCAGCGCAACCGACAATCCTGAAGAACTCCCTGCAGCTGGCGACGTCGTAGGTGCACGCCTCCAGGCTGCCGTCCACGGATACGTTATGCAAACCGCCAGAGGACGGGGCCGACCCAGTGAGACCCGGCCAGGACCCAGAATGACCGGATGCCAGGCCGAAGTTCTGTATCTCGGGATTCGCGCCTCCAAGGTCTATCAGGCCGCTGGCTACAAGGGGAGCAAAAAGCTCGCTGGCAAACCGGTTCGGATCGCGGGCAAGCTCGACCCGGTCCGGATCGAAGGACCCAGGGTTGGCCAGTATCGTCTGTCTTCCCTCCTCGATATTTGTCATCAGCGTACTGATGAATCGATCCTCACCATAGGCTCGGATTCTGACACGAGTCGGAAACTCGCCCGAAACGATGCGTCCGGCAATCAGGAAGATCGTGGCCTCGGCGGCTTCACCGGGCGCAAGGTTACGGGCGAAAAGGGGAATCGCCATCAGATTCTCATTGATGGTGAAATCCTCAATCTCGAGTTCCGACGCGGATATCATTGCTGCCAGCTCGCTGTTTGCGAAGAGTCTTCCCGTCGTGTTTACCTCCACCGTTGTGTTAGCCCTGAACTCGATATGAATGGACGTGTAAGGGATGTCGTTGTTGGACACGTTGACAAACCGGAATCGGTACGGGTACATCCTTCCGGCAGCTATTGCAGTTGGCTTGCTGGTCACCATCTCGATCTGGAATGGAGTCGAGGGCTGGACGTCGAAACCCTCGGGCAATACCGCGTCGTCCTGAAGGTTCGTCACGGCCACGTCATAAAGCCCGATATCCAGTCCTTCAAGATTCCATCGGCCGCGCACCTCGGTCGTGCTTTCGAACTGCAAGTCCTGCAGCTCTCTTTCGACACCTTGACCTCGAAGGAATACTCGGGAAGTTGGTCGGAAGCCGGCACCCTCAACCGAGACGGATACCCATCCGCGATTACCGCCGAAGGGTGGTTCGACACGGACCACCGAGAAACTCAGCCCTTCGGCTAGCAGATCGAAGGAGTCACCTCCCGAACTGCCGCGCTCGCTCCGGACCAGTACGTAGTACCGGCCGGACTTCGTCGAGGGGATGATTACCTGCTTTCGCGGAGACTCCGCCCCCGTATCGGCCAGGTCGAAGTCTGACGGGGTAGCGACTCGCCCGTATGCGACGTACAGCTCATTCGCGGTGAATGCTGATCCCTGCAGGCTCAGTCGCAGGTCGAGACCCTCTTCGACCTCGACCACATAGTACCTTGACTCCGACCGGTTCCATGTATCGGATGCGGGCGTATCGAGGACCAGCCGATCCACTTCGACGGAGGTTTGGGTCCTCGCGACGCCATCGTTGTTGCGGTCATCCGTTTCTCTGATTCGATTGCGGATGTCGGCACGGACGATAAAGTGGTAGTTCCCTGGCACGAGTCCCGGCACGTTGCTCGTGAGCTCCGCGCTCATGGCATCAAGCGTCGTGACAAACTCCTGCTTCGCAGAGGCACCGACCGCGAGGTCCAGATGCGTCTCGTGTATTCCGATCAGCGGGTCGGCCGTATCCCACGTTGAATCGCTGGAAGCGTAGACGGCCTGCGAGCTGGAACCGATGGCCGGATTGGCACCATCGTTTCGCAGCGTCCAGGTAATTGTGACGAGTTCTCCCGGCGTGGCACTGGCAGGAGCAGAAACATCGGATACCACCAGATCTGCGGGAGCGGGCAGCGAAATCGTTATCGAACGAGTCTGCACGTTGTTGTTCTCGATTGACTCGAACAGGTTGTCGTCGTCATCGATCGTATAAATGAGGTAGTGGGTGCCGGAGGCCCATGGAGGGATTTCGAGATCGACGTCTCGCGTGTACGTTGCGTCGACTGCAAGACCCTCGGGACCTTGCTGTGCCGGATAACGGATGTCGCCGAAGCCCAGTCGGGAATCCCCCGACAGGTAGACGCGGTCCAGCCATTGTTGAGAGGTGGCCCCAGCTCCCGCGTTTCTGACGGTCCAGGAGATAGACATGGAACGGCCGGCCACGCCTTCCAGCGGCTCGACCGTTTCAGCGAATACCAGATCCGGTCCCTCGAACGCTTCGACCACTAGCGTCGACGCGGCCATGACCACATTGTCACTTCGGTTTGCATCCTCGGTGGATTGAGTCGCATCCGTGTGAATGAAGACGAAATAGTCACCGAACAGGTACTCGGGTATCTTCATCTGGGCCGATCGTGTGTACGCTCCTCCCGCGGGAAGCGGCTCCGACCGTCCAACCTCGCCGAGAAGTACGTCACTGTTCTCGCTGAAGACATCGTCGCGCGACAGGTACACGCGGTCCGTCCATCGCGTGCTCGTCGCTGTCCCCCGTCCGTTGTTCGTGACGGTCCACTGAATGTTCACATCCTGGCCGGCTTTGGTGTCGGTCTCAAACGAGAGGTCGCTCACGCCGAGGTCAGGCATTCTAATGGGAACGATCTGTATCTGTCCCGCACCGAGTACATTGTTGTTCTCATCCGTGTTCTCGAACACTTGATCGCGGGCATCTGCATAAACGAACACGAAGTAGCTGCCGGACAAATCCTCGGGCACGACGCCGTGCGCTACTTGAACCAGTTGTTCCGAGGCATTGAGCGCACGGGGAGAAACGGCGAAACCGACGACTCGGGCCGTCGTCCGACTCCACGTGCTGCCTGGTGAAACGTAGACAGTATCAGTCCACCCTGTCCGCGTGGCGGCCGCTCCCACATTCCGCACGGTCCAGGATGCGGGCAGCCGCCGTCCTGCCTCCGCCGCCTCAGGCAGGCTACTCCCGGCGATCTGCAGATCCGGCCACGGGGATATCTGGCTTGTAGCCTCACCAGCTGCGCCGACGTTGTTGTCCTCAAAAACGTACTCGTAGACAGCATCCTTCCAGTCGGTCTCGACAAAAAGGTGTACGGGTCCGCGCAGGTCGAACGGGATGACCACGGAGCGCGTATTCGTATAGCTCGAATCGGGCTCGAGGTTACGCGGAGACGGGAACGCTCCGAGAACCGTTGCGCCATTCTGATCGAACGGTGTGGATGCGGACACGTAGACGCGATCCTCCCATGGTCCCTGGGCCATTCCTGGACCTTCGTTCGTGATCGTCCACTCGAGTGAGAACGGCTGCCCGCTCCACATTTCGCTCTTCGGTTCAGCGGCTGTCAGCACCAGATCGGGTGGAGGCGAAAGCGACACCGTGACGGGTTTCACCAGCAAGTTGTTCGATTCCGCCAGCGGCTCGAAGACCTCGTCTCGAACATCCGCTTCCATGATGATGAAGTACTCACCGGAGATACCGTCCGGGAATCGAATCTCCTGAGTCATGTTGAGACTATCCCCGGGCAGCATCACCCGGCCCGTTCTCACTCGGTCCAGACGTGTGTCCGTGCTCTCTTGCAAAATGTCGTCTTCCGACAGGTAGACATCGTCGTACCAGCTGTCAACGCGCGTTCGACCTGCCCCGGTGTTTCGTACCATCCAGCGCAGTGTGGGCGAGGTCCCCGAAAAGACGATACGTGGTGCAATGAGTCCGTCAATCTGAACGTCCGGCGAGGGCGGAATCTCGATCTCGATTGCAAATACGGCCAGGTTGTTGAGTTCGTCCGCCTCGGTCTCTGAGTTGCCCGCGTCCGTATTTAGTATCAGGAACGACGACCCGAATTCTCTCTCCGGCAGGCGAGCCGTGATTCGATTCGTGTAGCCGCCGCCGGCCTCGAGAGCGGACAGGTTCTTGACGACGATCAGGCGTGTGTCCACCGATCTGTCGAGATCGTCGTCAACAGACAGGTACAGCTCATCGTTCCACGCAGGTGCTCTCGTTCCCGCGACCCCGGAGTTATCGACCGTAAATACCACTTCGACTTCAGATCCGGCCTGCCCGGTGGCCGGCGCCTCGAGCCCGGTCACCTCCAGATCCGGAACATTCATCACCGTGAAAGTCCATTCCGGACCTTCGGTTCTTCCTGTCGGATTAACGCTCACGACTTGCCACCGGTAGACCCTCCCAAATGCCAGATGGTTCAGGTACCCCGACCAGTACGATGACCCCGGAATCTCAGTGGTGTGTACCGGTTCGGTCGGTCGTTCCTGTCCCTCAGGCCAGGCAAAGATCTCGTACGTGCGGGCGCCTCGTGCCGGAGTCCAGGCGACGCTCGGCCTGGCGGAGACCTGAAGCTCGCCGTCGAACGGCGATGGGCCGGCTGCCAAGTCCGGCAGCGGAAGAACTACACGCAGGGACGCGCCGACTTCGTAGATCGATTCGTTGCCGGCGACATCGACGGTGCGGGACGTAAAGGAGTAGTTACCATCTGCGAGCTCTATCTGGAACGTGGCCTGCCACACTCCATTAATGTCCGAGCCCGATACCCTGGAGGCCGGTTGGCTCTCGATAACGGATCCCTGGAGGTCTGCGAGTCGAATCCACGCTGACTCGATACCCGACAGATTGTCACCCAGTGGTGCCGCAACAACCACCTCGCGCGATCCATTGGTTATGTCGATCTCCGACGGTGTGACGGAACCCGCTGACACAACGGTCGGACCCTCCGTGTCTCCCCCCTGAATATGGACGGATGTGGAGGTGGAGGTTTCCAGCCGGTTGTCCTCCTGATCCAGGGCGACCACCGATAGAATCCAGTCGCCGGTCGCGGTACTCCAGGGAACGAGGATCGTCGATTCCCATCGTCCTTCACTGGCCGTGCCGTCGACGAGACTTGCCTGGGCACTCAGTGGCGGCTCGGTTCCGAATGCGATCGCAAGGTCAACCGAGACAACGCCCGACAAAGAGTCTACCAGATTGGCCGACACCGTCAGGGGCACGGGTCCACTGGTCAGGTCAATCGACGAGGGATTCGTCGCTGCGCTCAGCAGAAGGGGGGCGTCATAGTCTACGTTAACTACATCGATCGAGTATGACTGGGACGCCTCGGCTCCGGCCTCGTCCTGTACTACGACGGTGACAACAGTGTCGCGTGCCGCCCGTGGCGGAGTCCCATTGATGCGCCCGGTGGTATTGACTGAGAGCCATGCGGGCGCCACGGGCAGGTAGTAATAGAGAGCGGCACCCTCGGGATCGTTTGCTACGACCTGATACACGTACGTTCGCTCTTCGTCAACCTCGGTTGTGGGCTCGGAGGTAATGCGAGGCGCGTCGTTTACGGGCCGGACGGATATCTCAACGGCTGCATACGCGGTGGTCGTACCGTTGGTCACTTCGTACGTGAACGTGTCGACGCCGTAAAAGTCCGGATCGGGTGTGTACAGGAGTGTGTCCGACGACACCATCTCGATGCTCCCGTGGGCCGGGTCGGCCGCCGTGACGAGAGATAGCGAGCCACCGCCCGGGTCACTGTCGTTGTCGAGGACAGTGAGGCGGATTGGTATATCCTCGTCCGTCGTGTACGAATCCGCTCCTGCTTCGGGCCGTTGGCCGTCCACGAGGGCCGACGCCGTAATGACCTGAAACCTCCTAGTCGGGTCATTACTGTACATAGTCGCGATCCCAGTATGTGCGCCGGCATCCAAATGCGATCCGTCGAACACCACGTCGACGACGGTTCTTTCGGTAGGAGGAAGTATTCCGGCGGTCGGGCGAAACTTCAGCCAGTCCGAACCTAGCACGCCGAGGAATCCATTCAGGATGCGTGTCATCTCGATTTCGTCCACGTATCGCGTATTCCGCCGGCTGAAAAGCAGGAAGTATATCCGGGCACTTCCACCGATGCCGTCAACTACATGGCCGTCGTTCCGCGGGTCGGTCGGGAAGGAGTGGGTCGCACCTTCGGGCTCGGCCACTATGATGATGTGGTTGACCGAAGGCGAGCTGCCGCCATCCTCTCGATACACTCTCTTCACGAAAGCCGCGTAGCGGACTCCACGTGACACTGTCTGAAGCACGACGCCATCGACGTGCGTGGCGTACGACCAGATTTGTCCGGCAACATGAAACGAACTCACGCCGTCGAGATCGGCTGCGAGCACAAACATGCCGTCGCTCTTAAGCGTGAAGTACCGACCGCTCTCTCCGAGCGCTGAGTTGTTGACGATTCGTCGATCACTGTACGGTATGGGGCCGCCGAGGTCGGTGCTTAGAATATTGCCTTCCTCGAACATGCCGTATCCGGCTGGATGGTCAATCGACGTGCCGTCAAATCCCCCGTCGAACCTTGCCATGTCGGGTATGAGAGATTCAACGACGCTCGATCCATTGTCGAGGCTGTCGAGCGCGATCTCCAGCGATGGAAGGCCGGCCGTACTGACAGATGAAGCCAGGACGGTCGTCTCCACCGTGGCCTTCGAGTCGGTTATCAACCGACTGTCTTCCTCCGAGAGGAGGACCTGCCGGGGAGTGGACGTCGTTGAGATTACTTCGACTGATGTTTTCTGCGGCCGCCTCATTTCAGGTTCGATCGAGAAGACCAGCGGGCTAGATCGATATACGGCTGGAGTATCGGCCGAGACTTCGCCGCCGAATGTGATACTCGATTCGACGACGGACAGCGACGGCGGGCTCCCGAGCGAGATGGACCACTCGAGGTCGTTTCCACCGGGGTTGCCGACCGTCAGCAGTCTGACGGCAGTGGCACCTGCGGCCACCTCGGCCGATATTTCACTCGACTCGAGGTCCAGTACGGGTGCAGGAATTCCCGTTCCCGATAGCGCTACCGTCGCTGACGGCGTGTCCGGGTCGTTGCTGCTGAGATCGATTTGCCCGGCGAACGTGCCGATGGACGGCGGGGCAAAAGTGACCACCCGTGTTGTGGAGTCGAAAGGCGACAGGGTGAACGGGTTCTCACTGTCGATCGAAAACCCACTTCCGGTCAGACTGAGAGCGGTCACGTCTAGCGGAACGCCACCGTTGTTACGAACCGTCAGCGATCGCTCTGAAGAGCCTCCGGCAAAGACATCCCCGAACTCCATCGAAGTGACCGAGAGATCGAGGTCGGGCTCGCCGCCGACTGTCACGGTGAGTGGAATGTGGAAGACAGGTGTGTCCGGGTCATTGCTCCGGATGGCCACGCCGTCCTCGTACGTTCCGTTTCCAAGTCGGCTGGCGTCGATGTGGACTCCAATGTCGTCGGAGCCACCGGCCTCGGTCGTGCCAGCCATCGGCAGCACACGGCCGTAGTCGTTGATCATCCACTGGAAAGCGTTAGCTACAAGCCGCGTTTCTTCACTTGCGTCGTCAAGACCGTAGATGTTCACGGCTGTCGTGAAGATCTGGAACGGAAGGTCTACACGATGTCCTCCGGCCGTGGTGTGGGATACGGCCACTAGAGGAGTACCGTCGTCGTAATGCGCCAACACATCCGTCGCCGGCGCTACGGCGGCGGTATTGACCATCTTTCGAGTCGACGTGAACTCATGGACATTGGCCATAATGGGATGATCGGGTTGCTCGATCGTATCCATCTCGAACGTTCCATTCGCGATGGCTGCCGGTCCGAGTAGCCAGTATCCGCCAGTGTCGAATCGGCCCGTGAGTAGGCCGTTGCTGCTTTCGTTGTTTGCTCCAACAGCCAGGAGCAGATTGCCTCCCGCGTCAACGTAATCTGCAAGGAGATCGCCGATGTTGTCACTTCCATAGCGCCAGTTGGTGGTCGCGAAGACCCCGACCGCGTCGTACTGCAACAATTCGTCGACGATCGGTATGCGAGCGGTCCCGTCGATGAAGGCCACTGAGTCGAAGCGGCCGGACTCCGACAGATGCCTCACCACGTCGGCGCCCTGGGCTGCTCCGGTGGCGGCCATGATTGCGATAGGCCCCAGGGAGTCGAAATGGGCCTGCCAGTCCAGGGCACCCGTCCCCACGTTCTCCAGCGTTACGGTCAGGGAGGTTGACATGCCTGCCTCGAGCTCTACGGAGAGCTCCGTCGGCGAAACACGAATGTCGGGTGCCGCCACACCGGCGCCGACAGCCGGCAGCTCAATTGTGGGCGAGTCCGGATCGTTGGAAGAGATCGAGAGCGTCCCTCCGATCGGACCTGGACGGTCGGGTGCGAAGCGGACCGAGAGCCGACGG
Above is a genomic segment from Rhodothermales bacterium containing:
- a CDS encoding DUF3667 domain-containing protein, translated to MSSHTCPNCGSEVGGPYCGNCGQPSRDIRQPITHFAREIVSEYFGLDGKLLRSIGPLLFLPGKLTIEYLNGRVQRYVRPVRLYLTASLLFFFLVAVLDPVSSVERAWGDQHTLLGIDSLRTTVQQETARRISEADSLADAPGTTNIDLATGNLASGRDSVRNGSPTFSIDLGDEEKTQRIAAMTDAERTQWLLEILGRFLGNLPKLMFVMLPVFALLLKLVYVRSKRFYGEHLVFTLHVHAFIFVNFTLLGLLTFAPAESGWTKATNSVLSVGIPIYVFLAQKRVYEQGWFKTGIKFALIMLAYSIAMLIIFGLAASAMLVLGA
- a CDS encoding HAD family hydrolase, which produces MPRTLLILDLDETLIHATEQPLAYRPHFEVPPYHVYRRPLLTPFLETCGEHFELAVWTSASSDYASEVIGEIWPTTLELSFLWSRTRCTRRLDLERMHQIWIKDLKKVKKIGYPLERVLMVDDSPAKLTRQYGNLVRVRPFVGDPEDDELRWLSLFLIELAEIDNVRRVEKRGWRTRMSSPGD